From Arachis hypogaea cultivar Tifrunner chromosome 3, arahy.Tifrunner.gnm2.J5K5, whole genome shotgun sequence:
GTAAAACTGGATCGATTACCGGTTCGGTTTTGATAACTATGccttttttaaatcaaaattcacTGGTTCGATTTATGATGGGACCGAACTTTCTCTCTCCTATTTTAGTAAATCGAATTGGGTTAATTCGATTTACTTGGATGCTTGCCAAATTGAATAGGTTAATTTGATTTACGTGTAAATGTTTAAATTGAATTATcctgattcgatttatatagatttGTTTAGGATAGATGTGTAACCATTTTCTATTCACAACATTTGTGTAAATTTGATCTCCaatcaatttatttatgtaaattatcctatttattattcttttcctattacaaaatttactctataaaatattctttttactgTACCAATAATATGTATTTTTTCcgtgtatattttttatctttgttaGTTGTGATGGTGTTATGTTTATGGTGACTGCAGGTATTAAGTACAGTACTTGCATACTTGTAATAATGTTTCTATTTTAAGTAGTTAAAAAAGATGTAGCATCACTTTGTGTAATTTTCATAATACAAGATACAGGAGAGGAAGTTGATAAGGGAGGAATGGTGGGTTGCAAATTTGAAGGGAAACAATTTGGATACCTGACTTGAAGAGAGGCAGGGACTAAGAACTAACCAACTCGCAAAGTAGATAATGGAGGAACAGGAGCAGCTTAAAATAAGTTTCAAATCAGTATCATTTATGAAGAATTATTAATATTCCATGTGTAATAGGTTAAAATTAAGGCGATAAAGTTCAGCATATCATAGGAGGAATGTTGACCAAATAAAGTTATGGTGTTACTATTAGCATGGTTTTGCTTATTCCATAAGAAAATCTAGGCATCAAATTGAAGTGTGGAAGTTGACTTATAATTAGAATCGATTTTTCAACATTGAAAATAGAAATGAGTTGATAGTTAGGTTGATTGATACATAATGGTGAAAGTTTTTTGTATTGACCAGTTTTTTTAGACATTAGGATATGTACTATTTGATGCCTTCTATTgattctttatttgttcattcaATATTGTTTTTTGCAATGCTGAATTTGTGATCACAAAGATCCAACCTTCTTTTAAactcattaattttattttatttattctggAAGGAAAATTATCTAGATGGTTGCTGTTCTACTTGGAGCAATCACATTTGGCCTTGGGACTTGGCAGATTTTTCCGGAGACAAGATAAGGTGTGTTTTTTCTTATACTTAGCTGAGcacctatatatatattggtGCTCAGCTAAAAGAGTTTCACAATGTCATCTAAATATCCGACTATATTCTTCACTGTTTATTTGTATGACAATAGTGCATAGTTTTATATGGAAAGTGTATTGAGATTGAATTCAAATGTGGCACATTGACTTTGTGATTTCATTTTGCTTCATCATTTCATTACGGTGAAGATCTTTTCTCTGTTTctaaaccccccccccccccacaaatACCTTTTTGTAGTCGGCCAGATCCTGTTGATGCTTCGCCATGCTCCATTCCGAAGCTCCCATGGCCACTTCCAGTGTTCCCCCATATGGCTTCTACATACTCGGCAGAAATCAAGTGGTGGAAGCAGGCCCAAGAAGAAGGTCTACCACTGGGTTTCTGATCTCGACAGGGTGATGGAGCTTCGTAAGAAGCCCTCCCTCATTCTGGAGCTCTCCTCCATCATCCAATCCCACAAGACCCAGTCCCTCCTCCTCCGGGACCTTGAGAAGAATGTTGGCTTTGTCCGCAAATGGGACTTCATGGCCCTCATTGAAAGGTACCCGACCATCTTCCGTGTCTCCGGATCACCTCCTTCCGTGTCCCTCACCCTTAAGGCCCAGAGTGTTGCCCAGGAGGAAGCCCAAGCCAAGGCCCTGATGGAGCCCCTCTTGGTTAATAATCTTAGGAAGTTGCTGATGCTGTCTGTTGATTGCCGGGTACCCCTGCAGACTCTCGAGTTTGTTGGGCCTGAATTGGGCTTGCCCTGTGATTTCAGGGAGTCTTTGGTTCCTAAGTACCCTCATTTTTTTTCAGTGAAGCGTGTTGCTGGGAAGGATTGCCTTGAGTTGGAGGATTGGGACTCCTCATTAGCTGTCACTGCCAGGGAAGCTAGGTACTTGCTCATTTGTGCATTATTGCTTTTCATCGATTTTGAAGGTGAAAAGAATTTGCTTTTCGTTTGAAAGAAAGCTGTGatgcttgctcttgataacattTTCATTATTAGCGGCACCAACTACATAAATTAACTAACCAAAATAGCATAGTAATGGtttgattagaatttattttaagcACACATCAGCTAGCTAATCCAATTATCACTTAGGTTGGCACAGGAAGGAGTTCTGAGCGCGAACCAAAGTGGGGTTCGGATAAAAGTAAGGATTTCAAAAGATGGCAACTATATGGGTCCCTTTGCTTTCAAAATGAATTTCCCTCCTGGTTTTAGGCCGAACGTTAGTTACCTTGAGAATCTTGAGAGGTGGCAGAGGATGGATTTTCCTTCTCCTTACTTGAATGCAAGGAGGCTTGACCCTACTGCTCTGGAAACCCGAAAGCGTGCTGTGGCTGTGATTCATGAGCTCCTTAGCTTGACCATGGAGAAAAGGATGACATCTGTGCAGCTGGATGCATTTCAGGCCAAGTGTCGTTTGCCGTCTAAGTTGCTGCTTTGCTTGATAAAGCATCATGGGATATTTTACCTTACAAATAAAGGTGTGAGAAGTACGGTCTTCCTCAAAGATGCATACCTTGGTTCAAACTTGATAGATAAGTGTCCTTTGTTACGGTTTAATGATAAGTTTGCGGCCCTCTCTGGTAGAACAAATATGGATCTGTGCAACAGCAACAGTTCTATAGGGGCCATTGTTTAGTAGTTTTTTTTGTTGTTCACGGTATCTCTCAATCCGGCAGGGCAATGACTAATTCGCTGCGGATCGGAGCTCCATTTAATATTTTGCCGCTTGCCAATGAGTTGTCATATGCATAAGGCAAGATTGGAACCTTTTAACACTTAAGCAGACTAGTGAACTAACCactagttttatttttttgacaggAGTTAGTTCCGTTGTTTAGAAGTTGAGTTTGGATTTTCAGAAAGCACAAATATTGCACAAATATTGCATATGTAGAAACTAACATTGAAATTTATATGTTGtagcaaaaaagataaaattacagTATTCCTCTTATAACATTACATATTCTTTTTATGGAGTTAAAATAAGTGttaggtccttgattaaattggTTATCTTTAGCCCAATAACCAAACTTGGCTTAAGGCCAAGAAATGGGTTAGGTGCTGAGTGTCTCTATGTTAGGGTAATATAAACCATGTACCAAATCTTTCTTGTTTTCACCTTACCTCCATTATAAATTTGTAAATTAGAGCACATTCATTCACGTTTCAATTTTATCCAAACTTTCGAGATCTATATGCCTAATCAAAACCATTACCTAATTGAAGGGAACCACGTCTGCACATCACAATCATCACCATGGTCGTTTTCTTTCCATATTTCATCCATTTCGTAATATCTCCATTTGTAATTTTTAACATATTAAAATATCTTATGCAGCATTGATTTCTTTTTTCCATATTTACTCTAATAATAGCAATGTAATTTCTAAGAAAGGtagtaaatatattattaaataaaatttgtctttttatatGGATATTAGAACAGATATTATGAAACAAATTGAGTACTTATTTCTATTTTAAGTATCATATCAGTGGCTTGTAATGATCATATATCATGAGAACATGATATATACTTTATTTTTGGAAGTTCACATAGTGTTTGGAAGCTACATCTGAaccaacgttttttttttttttcgtaataGAAAAGTTTATTTACCTATCCGCTAAATGGCTCACAAAAGCCTTATAGCTCAGTAACCATGAAATCTATACATCAATTTTGCAAAACTAAAAACTATAGTTTTTCATTGATTAGAAATGTAGATTTAATTTAAACTTGATTGTTGATCTAGATTGTAAAAAGTCCCTTAGTGTGGCTATAAATATATACAAtgcctttatttttaattaatgaagTTCTTGAATATATAAAAGAGGTGAATTCTACCGTACATTTTATAAAGTAACATGTAATTTATCTTATGTGACGTGTCATTTTTTAATTGGTTATTAGGTTAATTATGGTTAGactattttatgattaaattaatttttaaaatgaataattatacaattttttaaagtattaaaaattaaaatatgacttTTTCCccaaatcattttcaaaagaTGTATATTAACCCTCTGCTATGGCTTTCGGCCTTTCGTTCTTCCCCCATTCATTCATCCTCGTTGAGCCTCTCAAGTAGCATTGTCTCGTTGACCGTAATCAAATTATAAGCCAactgaataattaaaaaaattgataggGAGTTTCAAGAAcatagagaagaaagaaaaccAACCTGTCCAAGCACGGTGAATCAGACTTTGGCCAAGGGTGACAGCAGTGACGGACGAGAACGCGACGACGCAAACCAGGAGCCACAAACGCGATCGTGACTTCTGGACTTTGGAGTTCGGCCGTTCGAGACTTCGGGAGAGGTTGACTAGTGAGAAAGAGTTGTTGAGTGACATTGAGAGAAAACGAGGAAGAAGAATTTAGGATTAGGGTCACTGTTTACGTGAtttggaaaattaaaaaaattagtttttaatcttttaataaattatacatttatcctttttaaaagtttaattataatataatctaACTATGGTTAAGATAGTAACTCAAATTAAAAGCAAATATCCAATTAAGATGTGACACAACATAgagaataatttatatattattttaaggaGAGCTGGATAAAATTCACCtataaaaaattatgagaaacaaaaaaataaaaaattctatactAAATTATCCTCTCCCACCcccttccattttttcttttttaattcttttatagcCTCGTAATACGcttgaaaatttattttagtattgAGTTACAATCtctttaaaaaacttaaaatcaaGTGATATTATTTCTAGGGGTCCAAAATCCaaaataaagttttaaactatatatatattgtacATGAATAATATTACAAATAAGTTATTCCATTAGACTCAGGAAAagtatagataaataataaaaatattaaataatatgaacaatggATATATCAGATATTCAATTCATTAGGTGTCCGGAtgattatcctaatattaagatttagatggATAATTTTagggtgtagtgtatttttactttatttggcTAATTTTAGAGTCCACTGCTCATATTGTTCACAAAAACTATTGTCTATCTAACAAAGTcttcaacattttttttttatataatagtcAGCTGTTACCTGAAAACAAATTACAGTCAAGCTAAGGAAGTTTTAGCTAAGAGCATAAATTCACAATggactaaaaatatatttagaaCTAGGATCAACATTAGGGCTTTAATTTTCAAATAGTGGAGAATAACAATCCCCAAAAATCAAGAAAATGAAAatggttttaagttttaacaatGAAGAGGTCATGGATCTAAGAGAGCATTGTATCAGTTTTTGGCCAGTGTTATTAAACTCTATAGTAGCTCTGCCAtgacccaaaaaaataaaaaatctatagtAGCTCTAACAAAATTCCTTATTTCATCAACCACCATACTTAGgataaaatttacaaagaaaactGAAGAGGTCCCTCTTGAATTCAACTTTATACATGATATCCCTTTCTCTTTATAGTTATTATATGTTATCAATTATGACTATAAAAATATTACACtatatttttcattaattaaaCTAATTGATTGTATTAAAAACGTACAAGAAAAAAACCAATAAGAAATTCTTAAGTGCACTTAAAATATTGAACTACCTCTTGTATTGTAATTCATTCATTATATACTATTAGTGTTAAAGAGCTCACTTATTAATTCTCTAATCATTTCACTATCTCGTTCATAAGGTTTGTATAGAGAATTAGAGATTAACAaatgagaagagaaaagagagtaTTTTTTACTCAAAGCACTAAAAATATGTAACAGTTATAAAATTGGAAGAAAATAGAACAAAATGAAGTATAAATCTTAGTCCATCATACAATTCAAATATTTCCCTTTCCTACAAAATCAAAACTTGTAAACATATCCTAAAAATATCCCAAAAACAACAATTTACAAAATTGATATACCAAATTACAAGAGTGTACATTTTCTTACTCTAAACACATTTGGTTATAAGTGAGAAATGAAACAAAATTTTTCATGGATGAAAATTTAGTGTACAAAATTACATACATAGCTAatccataaaaaaaatttgtaccaTTATTCCAAccgtttcaaaaaaaaaaaaagatctattAAGAATTTATGATGATGATCTAAGAGTAACATGTTTTTCAAGAGAATCCAAATCAAGAGTTGCAACAACACCTTGGAAGCTCTTAAGGCTAACTTGGGACCCACCATGACCAATAAGCAAAATAGCAACTTGCAAGTGCCCTGCCTCAACAGCACAATGTAAAGGAGTGTAACCTGCATCATCAACCGCGTCAACCCACGCGCCATGATCAACCAACACCTTCACGCTCTTAATCCGACCCTTAAACGCAGCCCAATGCAGCGCCGTCCACCCATTCTGGTCCCTCCGATTGACCCACGCGCCTTCCCCCAACAACCTCTTCAGCGCGTGAACATCGTCCACCCTAGCAGCACGGAATAGCAAGTCACCGAAACGCAGCGTTTCGGCTAAGTGAAAGTGCTTATTCTCTTCGCCTAAAGAAAACGCCGTTTTCCCGAACCGATTCTTAACGTATTTCACGTTCGAGCATTCTAACAAACACTCAACGGCGTTTAAGTTTCCGTTAGAAGCTGCGAAGTGAAGCGCCGTGGATCCGTTAATGTCGATGGCGTTAGGGTTTACGCCGATGGAAACGCTGAACTCGATTGCTTCGACGTGGTCGTGAATCGCAGCCACGTGAATAGGCGTTTCGCCGTTACGATTCACTAAATTCACGTCCAATTCGTCACGGAACGAGTCCAATAGAAGCTCCATGAAATCGATTCTGTTCATCGCCGCGGCTTCGTGAAGAACTAGGTCAACCGAGTTTTCAATTCGGGTTCCAGAGTCTACCAGAAGCTTCAGAATATCGAAATTCCCGTGCCGAATCGCGTAAGGGATTAAGGATTTTCCCGTTGAGTCTCTGAAATTAGGGTTCGCGCCGGCTTTGATCAAAACGGCTACGGTTTCTACGTTTCTTTGTTCAATTGCGGGTTTTATAAGGTTCGTAAGTTGGGGCTTTGTGCATTGGGATAGTgaattggtgaaaagcttgaagCTTTCGGGGATTTGGGTATGGTGGGTGGTGATGAGGAATTCGGCGACGGTGGGTCCGACGAGGGAGATGGTCAAAACGGCGTCGCGGAAGACGTGGGGGCCAGGCTTGGAGAAGAGGCGGCGGAGGTCGTCATGGTGGGCCTTTCCGACGGGAAGCATGGCGGTACGGACGGTGACGGCATCAGGAGGGTCGGAGAGTGGTGGGTGGTGGTGATGAGTGAGTTGGAGAATGTAATTGGATGATGAAAGTGGTGGGATTATGGAAAAGGGTTTATTGATTGAAAAGATTGATGGGTTTGTTGTTGTTAGTGACACTGCCACTGTCATTGTGTGCATTAGGTTTGTGAGCTTGAAAGTGGAGCTGCACTTTTGTGACTTGATGAACACAACTTCCACTTCATTTCTGTCTGGTTTCACAAGCCTATCCATGTTGTTGGATTTGAGGATTTTGAGTTTGTAGATTGTGTTGTTGAGATTAAGAATTTATGGAGAAATTGTTGTTTTATGTTATTGTTGTGTGAGTTTATATGGTGTTTGTGTGTCGGGGGGATTTGAGTCAATGAATTGGATCATTGGATGAGAAAAAAGTGTGCTTGCAGCAATGGAGGcccttgttttctttctttatttgtgtGTTATTTTATTGCTGGTTTATGGTTGATTGTTTATATCTATTGGACTGGTTttgattaataatatatatacgtTTGTATTGTTGTAGCATGCCTGTTGCTTATGGTTTGATGGTGATAAGAAAAGTGTGGGAAAAGGGTGCATTGACAATGAGAAAATGAAGGTGGATGGTGTTTGTGTGTGTTGAGTGTGAAGATCAATATGAGGATGCCATCCATGGATATATGTCATATCAAGACATATTCTCAACCTCAATGCCAACACacaaatattctaaatttttaaaataataagatttataatatcaatttaatttttatataatttcaatCTATGAAAgttttacataattaattaaacaTGTAAAGTCTAAATGCATGAATTTAATCAAATAatgttttatattaatatattaaaattaaactcataatatTTAAGTATTGAAAAAATATAGGGTACTAATATACTATGTGCcaatttattgtcaataataattaattattatattttaaatacatgtaTGAAGAGATACATCTAAAAAATCCATCTATAAAGATACTTTAATTAGacacagttataaaaaagacatttttattagacacattcagtcatttataaagacacttccattaaatacaattataaacaagagttgacaaaaattgataaaaatactgTTAGTAACATACCAGAATTGTTAAGtatttactactactaata
This genomic window contains:
- the LOC112786881 gene encoding protein WHAT'S THIS FACTOR 1 homolog, chloroplastic; amino-acid sequence: MLRHAPFRSSHGHFQCSPIWLLHTRQKSSGGSRPKKKVYHWVSDLDRVMELRKKPSLILELSSIIQSHKTQSLLLRDLEKNVGFVRKWDFMALIERYPTIFRVSGSPPSVSLTLKAQSVAQEEAQAKALMEPLLVNNLRKLLMLSVDCRVPLQTLEFVGPELGLPCDFRESLVPKYPHFFSVKRVAGKDCLELEDWDSSLAVTAREARLAQEGVLSANQSGVRIKVRISKDGNYMGPFAFKMNFPPGFRPNVSYLENLERWQRMDFPSPYLNARRLDPTALETRKRAVAVIHELLSLTMEKRMTSVQLDAFQAKCRLPSKLLLCLIKHHGIFYLTNKGVRSTVFLKDAYLGSNLIDKCPLLRFNDKFAALSGRTNMDLCNSNSSIGAIV
- the LOC112786886 gene encoding protein VAPYRIN-LIKE — translated: MDRLVKPDRNEVEVVFIKSQKCSSTFKLTNLMHTMTVAVSLTTTNPSIFSINKPFSIIPPLSSSNYILQLTHHHHPPLSDPPDAVTVRTAMLPVGKAHHDDLRRLFSKPGPHVFRDAVLTISLVGPTVAEFLITTHHTQIPESFKLFTNSLSQCTKPQLTNLIKPAIEQRNVETVAVLIKAGANPNFRDSTGKSLIPYAIRHGNFDILKLLVDSGTRIENSVDLVLHEAAAMNRIDFMELLLDSFRDELDVNLVNRNGETPIHVAAIHDHVEAIEFSVSIGVNPNAIDINGSTALHFAASNGNLNAVECLLECSNVKYVKNRFGKTAFSLGEENKHFHLAETLRFGDLLFRAARVDDVHALKRLLGEGAWVNRRDQNGWTALHWAAFKGRIKSVKVLVDHGAWVDAVDDAGYTPLHCAVEAGHLQVAILLIGHGGSQVSLKSFQGVVATLDLDSLEKHVTLRSSS